Proteins from a genomic interval of Triplophysa dalaica isolate WHDGS20190420 chromosome 21, ASM1584641v1, whole genome shotgun sequence:
- the nwd1 gene encoding NACHT domain- and WD repeat-containing protein 1 produces the protein MAVVEMTEALGLEALRGQSADALRPVSRTVRVFISYTLSDMKSERNAFWEKAYSELQAHCQSLDLVAEVVDFRWGVRDIITSDHMTAELCIREIESCQKISNGPTFIALLGNQYGHRPVPRQISETEFEVLVAKLSKDPESLKLLNQWFNKDSNSIPPTYILQPITTHYPHYDDKGSDNAKLRDNDIISWNVTESRLLQALRTAALQAEKDGYISVESKQKFLKSVLEYEMDHGFLKAQQDASAVLFIRELPRLSKRECKRNFAKFLLDVTADGLLDTEARELLADLKQRVSNTGHLQPLCMELSKGAMDPSHKEHKEYLRNMCDQVISQMKELIGRHPPQNSGDQRWNWLKQEIFHHSVLRMEMCPEFRGRDSVMGKICITMWESSIGSHEPLLIHGPSGVGKTALVCKLAHDMRGVLDQRAVVVLRLLGTSPLSSDVDSVLRGVCLQVCGALGLQLPYPHVANTHEELVKFFRSMLDHVSKQGEALLIILDSVETLFKTSKDHKLDLIPKDIPPNVHIVLSVSDDYVEKCKTLVSDEKNIFRVEPFTADEGKDMIDDYLKAAGRQLTSEQLDAILHCFQQSGSPLHLKLMLDAVKHWHSYTSMSSVHLGITAQEVMTQFVQSLEEKHGRKLVSHALSFISLSRHGLSEAELQDILSLDNDVLAEIYKYWLPPSHTLLRFPRLYWSRLLYDLRDHLMERWEGGGILLRFRHRQFSELVRDRYLTREMKNDLHGILADYFSAKWSEGHLRPILLPSLGTLLNADRKVPPQPLWFNKEAGNMRKLYELPYHLALAGKWEELRQSVLGSLDWLCCKTLMCGVACVIQDLSVCTQLTDCHEIQMLKETFVLLKPMLDFSDGLVDPSLLVTEIFTRLQALTDLYPSMIGQLCSQCIDWFSSCTDPVLVPKCSFFQAPGGPLKTTLTGFTKGVRTVVVCSRRELLIAGSEDGQIIVWSLRHLHILHTFSGHTAGVLSLKLTDITNNCLSSGVDGTLRKWCLTSGQQLFCIPSAVSVQTHTSTHIHMIEEKKIILTNLSGQVKAWHLDTAELLYDIPAEVCSVLGVVGDSVACMCSEGALCFYDTSTGIQNSQTTLPCSNHSVTCSLTLTKHSKILIAFGEGRLHLVCSQTVQSTVDLPSSALFLSTSENENLLFAGCDRTLCVFLLTPTSKQKVLDLQHDASVLCAVSTSDSSEIITSAQDRIIRVWSVTTGALLDWIGGMDSVVSSLVVHQRTVISTSVLNSSLKIWHLDYNTKYRNKSSIPAYCPLVVLSKDGDTVYYIKEGNKSEVFMWNCSEGEAYNYNMFKCLQSGSMDISSEVCCMELAQQKRLLFCGLRTGTIFIYPLDLIPETLCLPPPESLPIVRSMAISPREDRIAVAYEDAVCLFEITSRDSFPCVDGPFERYSLCMLHSPISAMALLSDCRLLYGTFGGEVVIYDFKNATAAELDHHGYGITCISMSNWDSHALIGSQDCVQKLWNLSPVLLDHTMEYKGFYFEGVLCAVFSINDKYVFTGSLDKTIKVWDVGTGGLLYIQLVYSPVIKMMAHKDGFVAMSQHGSFIKEGFSCPDSIKPEYNPLRNFRAHYRVTSREKSQSVPHTVINDLQDYNPAQFTFIGMMKSKPSNTCVVL, from the exons ATGGCTGTGGTCGAAATGACTGAAGCTCTTGGACTTGAGGCGTTAAGGGGACAGAGCGCTGATGCTCTGCGGCCTGTTTCTAGAACAGTGCGGGTGTTCATCAGCTACACACTCTCAG ATATGAAAAGTGAGAGAAATGCATTCTGGGAGAAGGCATATTCTGAGTTGCAGGCTCACTGTCAAAGTCTGGATCTTGTCGCTGAG GTCGTGGATTTCAGATGGGGAGTGCGTGACATCATCACCTCCGATCACATGACAGCTGAGCTCTGCATTAGAGAAATCGAGTCCTGTCAGAAGATATCAAATGGGCCAACGTTTATT GCTCTTCTTGGCAATCAATACGGCCATCGTCCTGTTCCTCGGCAGATATCGGAGACTGAGTTTGAAGTGCTGGTTGCGAAACTCTCCAAAGATCCCGAGAGTTTAAAGCTCCTCAACCAGTGGTTTAACAAAGACAGCAACTCGATCCCACCCACATATATTCTGCAGCCAATCACAACTCATTATCCTCATTACGATGACAAGGGGTCTGACAACGCAAAGCTGCGAGATAATGATATCATATCTTGGAATGTGACAGAGTCACGGCTGCTGCAGGCTCTCCGCACTGCTGCTCTACAAGCTGAGAAAGATGGATACATCAGTGTAGAATCCAAGCAGAAGTTTCTCAAGTCTG TCCTGGAGTATGAGATGGATCATGGTTTCCTCAAGGCACAACAGGATGCTTCAGCAGTGCTCTTTATCCGTGAACTTCCTCGACTCAGTAAAAGAGAATGCAAGAGAAACTTTGCAAAGTTCCTTTTGGACGTCACAGCCGATGGCCTGCTGGACACAGAAGCCCGCGAGCTCCTTGCCGACCTGAAGCAACGTGTTTCCAACACGGGTCACCTTCAACCACTCTGCATGGAGCTCAGCAAAGGAGCCATGGATCCGAGCCATAAGGAACACAAGGAATACCTGAGAAACATGTGTGACCAGGTAATATCTCAAATGAAGGAACTGATCGGCAGGCATCCACCTCAAAATTCAGGAGATCAGAGATGGAATTGGCTGAAACAGGAGATCTTCCATCACTCTGTGCTGAGGATGGAGATGTGCCCCGAGTTTAGAGGCAGGGACAGTGTCATGGGAAAGATCTGCATCACCATGTGGGAGTCCAGTATTGGAAGTCATGAACCGCTGCTGATTCATGGACCTTCAGGAGTGGGTAAAACAGCTCTGGTTTGTAAACTGGCGCACGATATGCGGGGTGTCTTGGACCAGCGGGCGGTGGTGGTTCTGAGGTTGCTGGGAACATCTCCGCTCAGCTCGGATGTTGATTCTGTTCTCCGAGGTGTTTGCCTTCAGGTGTGTGGAGCTTTGGGGTTGCAACTCCCGTACCCGCATGTTGCCAACACACATGAGGAGCTTGTCAAGTTCTTCCGTTCCATGTTGGACCACGTGTCCAAACAAGGCGAAGCACTCCTGATTATTCTAGATTCAGTGGAGACGCTGTTCAAGACGAGCAAGGACCATAAACTTGATTTGATACCCAAAGATATCCCACCCAACGTGCATATAGTGCTCTCCGTTTCAGACGACTATGTCGAGAAATGCAAAACTTTGGTTTCAGATGAGAAAAACATCTTCAGAGTTGAACCTTTCACGGCCGATGAGGGAAAAGATATGATTGATGATTATCTGAAAGCGGCAGGACGTCAGCTGACCTCAGAACAGTTAGATGCCATTTTACACTGCTTCCAGCAGAGCGGAAGTCCATTGCATCTGAAACTCATGCTGGACGCTGTCAAACATTGGCACTCCTACACCTCCATGTCCAGTGTTCATCTGGGCATCACTGCACAGGAAGTGATGACACAGTTTGTGCAGTCGCTTGAGGAGAAACACGGGAGGAAACTTGTCAGTCATGCGCTGAGTTTCATCTCTTTATCAAG ACATGGACTATCAGAAGCAGAGCTGCAAGATATTCTGTCTTTAGATAATGATGTTCTGGCTGAGATATATAAATACTGGCTTCCTCCCAGTCACACGCTTCTGCGCTTCCCGCGCCTTTATTGGTCACGTCTCTTGTACGACCTGAGAGATCACCTGATGGAGAGATGGGAAGGTGGAGGTATTCTCCTAAGGTTTCGCCACAG GCAGTTCTCAGAGCTGGTAAGAGACAGATACCTGACTcgtgaaatgaaaaatgatttacaCGGCATCCTCGCCGATTATTTCTCAGCGAAGTGGAGTGAGGGTCATCTCAGACCCATCCTTCTGCCCTCACTGGGCACACTGCTCAATGCTGACAGAAAG gtACCACCTCAGCCCTTGTGGTTCAACAAAGAAGCCGGCAATATGCGGAAGCTATATGAACTGCCCTATCACCTCGCTCTTGCGGGAAAATGGGAGGAGCTACGCCAGTCAGTGCTTG GGAGTCTGGATTGGTTGTGCTGTAAGACTCTGATGTGTGGTGTGGCGTGTGTTATTCAGGATCTCTCTGTCTGCACCCAGCTCACAGACTGTCACGAGATACAGATGCTGAAAGAGACTTTTGTGCTGTTAAAGCCCATGTTAGATTTTAGTGACGGTCTTGTTG ATCCCTCACTGTTGGTCACAGAGATCTTCACTAGACTGCAGGCCCTCACTGATCTCTACCCGTCTATGATTGGTCAGCTGTGTTCTCAGTGCATCGACTGGTTTAGTTCTTGTACCGACCCAGTGCTCGTGCCCAAATGCAGCTTCTTTCAGGCCCCTGGGGGCCCGCTGAAGACCACCCTCACTGGATTTAcaaaag GGGTGAGGACTGTTGTTGTGTGCTCAAGGAGGGAACTGCTGATAGCAGGTTCAGAGGATGGACAGATCATCGTCTGGAGCCTGAGACATCTACATATTCTTCACACTTTTTCTGGCCACACGG cgGGGGTGCTGTCCCTGAAGCTGACAGATATAACCAACAACTGTCTGTCTAGTGGTGTCGATGGCACACTGAGGAAATGGTGCTTGACCAGTGGACAACAGCTTTTCTGCATCCCTAGTGCAGTTTCTGTCCAAACACACACCTCTACACACATCCACATGATTGAAGAAAAGAAGATTATCCTAACCAACCTAAGTGGTCaa GTCAAAGCTTGGCATTTGGACACTGCAGAGCTCCTGTATGACATCCCGGCGGAGGTGTGTTCTGTTCTTGGTGTTGTGGGGGATTCAGTTGCTTGCATGTGCAGCGAGGGGGCGCTATGCTTTTACGACACATCCACCGGCATTCAAAATTCCCAGACAACTCTACCCTGTTCAAACCACAGCGTCACCTGTTCCCTGACCCTCACCAAACACTCCAAAATCCTCATTGCTTTTGGAGAGGGCCGTCTGCATTTGGTATGTAG TCAGACTGTCCAGTCTACAGTTGATCTTCCCTCTTCGGCTTTGTTCCTCAGTACATCTGAAAATGAGAATCTGCTGTTTGCAG GATGTGACAGAACATTGTGCGTGTTCCTCCTGACACCGACCTCCAAACAAAAGGTTCTGGACCTTCAGCACGATGCATCGGTCCTTTGTGCAGTCTCAACGAGTGACAGTAGTGAAATTATCACGAGCGCTCAGGATCGGATCATACGG GTTTGGAGTGTGACAACAGGAGCCCTGCTGGACTGGATTGGTGGAATGGATTCTGTCGTTTCCTCATTGGTTGTACATCAGCGCACAGTTATCTCCACATCTGTTCTCAACAGCTCTCTCAAAATATGGCACCTGGACTACAACACTAAGTACAGGAACAAGAGCAGCATCCCGGCGTACTGCCCCCTAGTGGTCTTGTCAAAAGACGGCGATACCGTTTACTACATCAAAGAAGGCAATAAATCGGAGGTGTTCATGTGGAACTGTTCGGAAGGTGAAgcatataattataatatgtttaaat GTCTTCAGTCAGGTAGTATGGACATCTCCTCAGAAGTGTGCTGTATGGAATTAGCCCAGCAGAAACGTCTACTCTTCTGCGGCCTGCGGACCGGCACCATCTTCATTTACCCCCTGGACCTTATCCCAGAAACTCTGTGCCTGCCCCCTCCAGAAAGCCTACCCATAGTACGCAGCATGGCCATCAGCCCACGAGAGGACCGAATTGCAGTGGCGTATGAGGATGCTGTCTGCCTGTTTGAGATCACGTCGAGGGATAGTTTCCCATGTGTGGACGGCCCGTTTGAAAGATATTCCCTGTGTATGCTGCACTCCCCCATTTCTGCCATGGCTCTGCTGTCCGACTGTAGGCTGCTCTACGGGACATTCGGCGGTGAAGTGGTCATCTATGATTTTAAGAACGCCACAGCGGCCGAGCTGGATCATCACGGCTATGGCATCACCTGCATCTCTATGAGCAACTGGGACTCGCATGCTCTGATCGGCTCTCAAGACTGTGTGCAGAAGTTGTGGAATTTGAGCCCCGTTTTGCTGGATCACACCATGGAGTATAAG ggtttttattttgaaggggTTCTGTGTGCTGTCTTTTCAATAAATGACAAATACGTCTTCACTGGATCTCTGGACAAAACCATCAAAGTCTGGGATGTTGGTACAG gGGGTTTGCTGTACATTCAGCTTGTCTACTCTCCAGTTATAAAGATGATGGCACACAAAGATGGATTTGTAGCTATGTCCCAGCATGGCTCCTTCATCAAGGAAGGCTTCAGCTGTCCAGACAGCATCAAACCAGAATACAACCCCCTCCGAAACTTTAGAGCACATTACCGCGTCACCTCTCGTGAGAAAAGCCAGAGCGTTCCGCACACCGTGATCAATGATCTCCAAGACTACAATCCTGCTCAGTTCACCTTCATAGGCATGATGAAATCCAAACCATCTAACACATGTGTTGTCCTATGA
- the reep6 gene encoding LOW QUALITY PROTEIN: receptor expression-enhancing protein 6 (The sequence of the model RefSeq protein was modified relative to this genomic sequence to represent the inferred CDS: inserted 1 base in 1 codon) — protein sequence MMLAFLKKIKERVEAFLNEKNFVTDCLNKIEEKTGIKKRYLAIGAVGVTGAYLLFGYGASLLCNLIGFVYPAYYSIKAVESPDKEDDTKWLTYWVVYSFFSVGEFFSDIFLYWFPLYYVCKCLFLLWCMAPVXWNGSQILYRHMVRPFFLKHETAVDGIVNNLGGKAMTVAENATREVLHTLVRNRTIGPAQSEPKGLPSATPPEPVD from the exons ATGATGTTAGCCTTTcttaaaaagataaaagaacGGGTAGAGGCGTTTTTAAACGAGAAAAACTTCGTCACCGATTGTCTCAATAAGATCGAAGAAAAAACTGGGATCAAGAAACGCTACCTGGCGATTG GTGCTGTAGGTGTTACTGGGgcatatttattatttggaTATGGTGCCTCTCTGCTCTGTAATTTGATTGGTTTTGTTTATCCAGCATATTATTC aaTCAAAGCCGTAGAAAGTCCAGATAAAGAGGATGATACAAAATGGCTGACATATTGGGTCGTGTACAGCTTCTTCAGTGTGGGTGAATTCTTCTCGGACATCTTTCTTTACTGGTTTCCTTTATACTACGTCTGTAAG TGCCTGTTCTTACTGTGGTGCATGGCTCCGG TCTGGAATGGCTCTCAGATTCTGTATAGGCATATGGTACGGCCGTTTTTTCTGAAGCACGAAACTGCAGTGGACGGGATTGTCAACAATCTGGGTGGGAAAGCCATGACAGTTGCTGAGAATGCCACCAGAGAGG TTCTTCATACTCTTGTGAGAAACAGAACTATTGGTCCAGCCCAATCTGAACCCAAAGGACTGCCCAGTGCAACTCCT
- the zgc:113223 gene encoding tetraspanin-33: protein MKTRKEKTYRAIKYTLFVCCYIFWVFSAVLIAVGIYAKIAKETDVVDTLIADPALLLIIVGSLMFTITFFGCFGALRNISVLLNTFVGIVLGILLLQITVAMLCLIFTDKVQDRTEQLMMKAIVRYRDDEDLENVIDFAQKKFQCCGVNSHSDWSKNIYFNLSDHNPSLEAGGVPFSCCKWLKNETVFNSMCGYETQKMKINAAVRIIYTIGCLDKIIWWGKQNLLLVGGMTLVLLFLEICMMSLAVVQLRQIKSVQKKERKTRKRSQNLCCNSKQT from the exons ATGAAAAccagaaaagagaaaacatacaGAGCCATAAAGTACACGTTATTTGTGTGTTGCTACATCTTCTGG GTATTCAGTGCTGTTTTAATCGCTGTAGGAATCTACGCAAAAATTGCCAAAGAAACAg ATGTGGTAGACACATTGATCGCAGATCCAGCGCTGTTATTGATCATTGTGGGCTCTCTTATGTTTACCATCACCTTCTTTGGGTGTTTTGGAGCTCTGCGTAACATCTCAGTGCTTCTGAACACA TTTGTAGGAATTGTGTTGGGCATTCTTCTGCTTCAAATAACTGTTGCTATGCTGTGCCTTATCTTCACTGACAAG GTTCAAGACAGAACGGAGCAGCTGATGATGAAGGCGATAGTGCGCTATCGAGACGATGAGGACTTAGAAAATGTTATTGATTTTGCACAGAAAAAG TTCCAATGCTGTGGGGTGAATTCACATTCTGACTGGtctaaaaacatatatttcaaCCTCTCTGACCATAACCCCAGTCTGGAGGCCGGCGGCGTGCCCTTCTCCTGCTGTAAATGGCTGAAGAATGAG ACTGTGTTTAACTCCATGTGCGGCTATGAGACTCAGAAGATGAAGATAAATGCAGCTGTTCGTATCATCTACACCATCGGCTGTTTAGATAAGATCATATGGTGGGGAAAACAGAACCTTCTGCTGGTGGGAGGGATGACTCTCGTACTTCTTTTCCTCGAG ataTGTATGATGTCACTTGCTGTGGTACAGCTCCGTCAAATCAAAAGTGTtcaaaagaaagagaggaaaacCAGAAAAAGAAGCCAAAACCTTTGCTGCAATAGCAAGCAAACTTGA